In one window of Schistosoma haematobium chromosome 5, whole genome shotgun sequence DNA:
- the RTEL1_1 gene encoding Regulator of telomere elongation helicase 1, variant 2 (EggNog:ENOG410V6VD~COG:L), which translates to MHVKIRKTKGLHEVSEFLKTVFGYLPGEANVTFNFKTHFKLQHNDSISCYRLHIKDDILSANNCNKYGKNAWDMQPNTTTTTVGAANRTISYWCFSPGRSESCLITK; encoded by the exons ATGC ATGTCAAAATTCGCAAAACCAAAGGTTTACACGAAGTCAGTGAGTTTCTAAAA ACTGTGTTCGGGTACCTCCCGGGTGAAGCAAATGTAACTTTCAATTTCAAGACACACTTTAAACTACAACATAATGATTCAATCTCGTGTTATCGTTTACATATTAAAGATGATATATTATCAGCTAACAATTGTAATAAGTATGGTAAAAATGCTTGGGATATGCAgcctaatactactactactactgttggTGCAGCTAATCGTACAATTAGTTATTGGTGTTTCAGTCCTGGACG ATCTGAAAGCTGCTTGATCACTAAGTAA